The Gimesia chilikensis nucleotide sequence TCGATGCCCCTGTTGACCATGTCCTGCTCGGGATCCAGTGAAGACAAATGGACCGCACAGCGCCCCGACACATTTCCCGCGGCCGGCATCGTCACCTTTGATGGTAAACCACTGCCTGAAGCCACCGTTGTTTTCCAATCCACGGGGGGAGAGCCACAGGCTGCAGTTGGTCGCACTGATGAAAATGGCGAATTCCAGCTGCGCACTTTCACAGACGGAGACGGTGCTATCGCAGGCGAACACAAGGTCACTGTGGTCTGTTCCAGAACCGAAGGACCACCGGAGGGAGCCAATCTGGATGAAGCGAATGTCGTCATCCAGGAAGTCTCATTGATTCCCGAGAGATATGCGGACCCAGCCAAATCAGGA carries:
- a CDS encoding Ig-like domain-containing protein → MRYSVLPLLLLSMPLLTMSCSGSSEDKWTAQRPDTFPAAGIVTFDGKPLPEATVVFQSTGGEPQAAVGRTDENGEFQLRTFTDGDGAIAGEHKVTVVCSRTEGPPEGANLDEANVVIQEVSLIPERYADPAKSGLTASVTPGQENKFTFHLDKE